Below is a genomic region from Kryptolebias marmoratus isolate JLee-2015 linkage group LG12, ASM164957v2, whole genome shotgun sequence.
TGCTGGAGATGAAATTGTtgaagctgcagacaaacattatttttaggtACAGCACCAGCAGAGGCAggttacacagaaacaaaaacagaaaaaataatgacCTCTTCCAGTTAATCTGTTGAGGCTCAGTGCTCACCGTGGTCGACCTTCAGGACCAGCAGCTCTCCTGACATCATCAGTGCTGCAGCCACTTCCTGGTTTCTGCATCAAAATAATTTCACTCCTCTGCTAGAGTCACAAcagaatcatgtttttattcaaaactgaagataattaacacaaatatgagaaattacattagctaaaagtagccaaagctTAGTTAAAAGtagacaaaaacaatgtttttgaaaaaaaaaaaaagtcctcagTGTATCTTCCatagagaaaatatttgtaaataaagctaaatattttaaaatatatataaaagttggaaaagaataaagtgaatgctgactcagcgttcacaaaATCAGCAACANNNNNNNNNNNNNNNNNNNNNNNNNNNNNNNNNNNNNNNNNNNNNNNNNNNNNNNNNNNNNNNNNNNNNNNNNNNNNNNNNNNNNNNNNNNNNNNNNNNNCgtgcctccagcttatccaatcagcaaccaagccttcgtttaaaaggacctccatcatggcctcATCCGTTCACTGGCcaaacttcagcccacctccacccctatatttcccagctccctcaagcttccttcccctcttcgacctccaccaccagtgtccggcctggggaagacgcctctaatgctcaacctgagcttctcgtcgaagcacattgctattgtcgacactcgcgtcttccgccgaggtccgagcgccaaaaatctcatgtcattcatgtcaaataaaaccatttaattgcagcttctctttgtNCTGTTTCTCAGGAACACAGTGACCCCTGCTGGAGAActgtggagctgcagctcttcatTTATCATCTATGAACTCtatgaactttatttattttgttcaagtttgttgaaacagaaaatgattgaATAAATCCTATAAGGACTACTTCCTCTTCAGGCTTTCAGCTGCATCTTCAGGCCTCCATTTCTCAGagctctgataaaaaaaaaacatttaatcacaaTAAACAAGACTTGTTGAGTCAGAAAATGTAAACTATATTATAAcataaaaattttgtttttaaaatttttaaaccGTCATCgttctcagaaaataatataaaaatcttcatttaaacatcaaacaatagaacaataaataaataaataaataaataaataaaatgagtcaCTTCTCCTCCAGTGAAAATGAAACAGGCTGAAAAGGCTTCGTGATGCTCCcggtaaccatggcaacagcagcCCATCCCCCTGGCAGGCAGATGCTGctggtttccatggcaacagcagcCCCTCCTTCTCAGAGTGGTGGCAGGGTGGAGCAGCAGACGGAccgcagcagcaggagcagcagcaggaggtaagatctcctgctcctcctctcctccttttctccttctctgcctctTCAACCTCCTNNNNNNNNNNNNNNNNNNNNNNNNNNNNNNNNNNNNNNNNNNNNNNNNNNNNNNNNNNNNNNNNNNNNNNNNNNNNNNNNNNNNNNNNNNNNNNNNNNNNNNNNNNNNNNNNNNNNNNNNNNNNNNNNNNNNNNNNNNNNNNNNNNNNNNNNNNNNNNNNNNNNNNNNNNNNNNNNNNNNNNNNNNNNNNNNNNNNNNNNNNNNNNNNNNNNNNNNNNNNNNNNNNNNNNNNNNNNNNNNNNNNNNNNNNNNNNNNNNNNNNNNNNNNNNNNNNNNNNNNNNNNNNNNNNNNNNNNNNNNNNNNNNNNNNNNNNNNNNNNNNNNNNNNNNNNNNNNNNNNNNNNNNNNNNNNNNNNNNNNNNNNNNNNNNNNNNNNNNNNNNNNNNNNNNNNNNNNNNNNNNNNNNNNNNNNNNNNNNNNNNNNNNNNNNNNNNNNNNNNNNNNNNNNNNNNNNNNNNNNNNNNNNNNNNNNNNCCTCGAAGTGAGTGAGTGATGTGGTTttgttgttcctgttcaggAGATCCCGGTTTTATCGCTGCAACCGCTTTTCTGGTTCTGGCCCTACCCACTCCTCCCCCTCAGAGTTGTTGTGGACCATCGGTTCTTTGTAGGTTCTCCTCgttgttctggttctgtctgagGCGGCTGCtctcagtaaaaacagaacCTTTGGGTCAGATGTATGATGATGTGCATCAGGTGCGCCACCGTTCATCCTGAACAAACCTGTCGGTTCACAAAGTTTCAGATCTGTTCATGATTTTGAGATGAACAAGTTTGAAGTTCAACAAAATTTCTGCAGATGTTCTTCTTCTCTCAGAAcaactgaaatatttctcaGAGTGAAGCTCAGAGAAACAGAACTCTGAACAACAAACACCTTCATTAATGATTCTGAGCTAAAGAGAATAATTATTAAGTTAAATGAAGCTAAACTCCAGCAGTTAGAGACGTGACCGGAGCACCAACCAGAACATCAACCGGAGACCGGAGCACCAACCAGAACATCAACCGGAGACTGGAGCACCAACCAGANNNNNNNNNNNNNNNNNNNNNNNNNNNNNNNNNNNNNNNNNNNNNNNNNNNNNNNNNNNNNNNNNNNNNNNNNNNNNNNNNNNNNNNNNNNNNNNNNNNNNNNNNNNNNNNNNNNNNNNNNNNNNNNNNNNNNNNNNNNNNNNNNNNNNNNNNNNNNNNNNNNNNNNNNNNNNNNNNNNNNNNNNNNNNNNNNNNNNNNNNNNNNNNNNNNNNNNNNNNNNNNNNNNNNNNNNNNNNNNNNNNNNNNNNNNNNNNNNNNNNNNNNNNNNNNNNNNNNNNNNNNNNNNNNNNNNNNNNNNNNNNNNNNNNNNNNNNNNNNNNNNNNNNNNNNNNNNNNNNNNNNNNNNNNNNNNNNNNNNNNNNNNNNNNNNNNNNNNNNNNNNNNNNNNNNNNNNNNNNNNNNNNNNNNNNNNNNNNNNNNNNNNNNNNNNNNNNNNNNNNNNNNNNNNNNNNNNNNNNNNNNNNNNNNNNNNNNNNNNNNNNNNNNNNNNNNNNNNNNNNNNNNNNNNNNNNNNNNNNNNNNNNNNNNNNNNNNNNNNNNNNNNNNNNNNNNNNNNNNNNNNNNNNNNNNNNNNNNNNNNNNNNNNNNNNNNNNNNNNNNNNNNNNNNNNNNNNNNNNNNNNNNNNNNNNNNNNNNNNNNNNNNNNNNNNNNNNNNNNNNNNNNNNNNNNNNNNNNNNNNNNNNNNNNNNNNNNNNNNNNNNNNNNNNNNNNNNNNNNNNNNNNNNNNNNNNNNNNNNNNNNNNNNNNNNNNNNNNNNNNNNNNNNNNNNNNNNNNNNNNNNNNNNNNNNNNNNNNNNNNNNNNNNNNNNNNNNNNNNNNNNNNNNNNNNNNNNNNNNNNNNNNNNNNNNNNNNNNNNNNNNNNNNNNNNNNNNNNNNNNNNNNNNNNNNNNNNNNNNNNNNNNNNNNNNNNNNNNNNNNNNNNNNNNNNNNNNNNNNNNNNNNNNNNNNNNNNNNNNNNNNNNNNNNNNNNNNNNNGGAGCACCAACCAGAACATCAACTGGAGACCGGAGCACCAACCAGAGACCGGAGCACCAACCAGAACATCAACCTGAGACCGGAGCACCAACCAGAACATCAACCTGAGACCGGAGCACCAGTCCTGCATCTGTTTGAATCTGAAACTCCTTATTCTGTAGTCAGAATAATCAGATTAgatataaaagcaaacatttgatcACTTCCTCAGGTCCAAAAATCAGCTGCTGGATGTTCTGATCGTCACTCAGAAGCATCAGACGGTTCTGTCAGACTTTTTAGTGTGAATCCAGTGGAGGATAATTCCAGATGTTTATGGATAACAGATGACTGAGATCAGTTTGTCTCTGGTGGGATGGGAGGGTTCTGCTTACGATGACTCGTGGGTCAAAGGTTCTGAAGTTCTGAGGTTCTGACATGTTCTGAGGCAGAGCTGATGTGTAGAACTGGTTATCAGCAGCTGTGTTTTCACTCGTTTATGTtggtttaaatatattttttaaacctgttgaAAGtcatttctcctcctctcatcccTGCAGGAGTGATGATGGATGGAGACTCCGCCCTCGTCAAAAATGGCCCTGCCCAGGAGGAGCAAAGCATGATGGGAGGTTTGTGTTGGCCTATcagtcagttatttttttactcagaagataattagttttaaataaacaaaaacatatcagTGATATTTAAATGTTGTAATAGAGGGTGAGTTCTCTGCACGCCTGGCGGTTCCACTTGGTTCTggactaaaacaaaactgaggaaACTGGTAGTTCCACATAGTTATTCATGTTTCTGGGTggtataaatgtataaaaatgttataacGGTGGGTAAGTTTAGCAAAAATATTCCTCTGGAAGGAAAGCACGCCAACGAAGGTCTGAGCGGGTTCTCGCCTCGTTAGCTTAGCTTGATGTGGTCGGTCACTCCACACAAAAGGAGGTGAGCACCTCCTGCAGACAGACCTCCTCTCTCTGACTCCTCCCATTCGTGGGAACttggtttcagtttttcagGATCACGTTGTGGATGAATCGACAGCAGCTGATCTGTCTTTCACCTCCTCGcttccttctctcctcctcctctccccactcgactccacctcctcccccagacctgtctgttttttttacaaatttccaAACGGAACTGCAGAAtaggaggagcagaaggagacCCAACAagtttgaagtgaggttttgaGACTCAGGCAGCAGGaggtgcaggaggaggaggagacaaaaGAAGGGAAGACTGGCTCTTCCCCCAGGAGCCAGAAGAGGAGCTGACAAAGAGGAGGTGAAAAATGAGAAGGGAAATGTTCAGAGAATTTGAGAAGGTAAAGAGGAGGACTCCCTCCTCTTccacaggaggagcaggaggtggtGAATGTAGAGGAGAAAGAAGTCAGAGGACAGGAGAAGACTTAAATGAGAAATAAGGAGCAGGAGGGTGCCAGGGAAGTGATCCTGTTACTCACCTGCTCCTCATCCAGGTGAATCTGATGAAGAGAAGGAGGTGGTGGTAGAGGAGCAGGAATAAGAGGGAGTACCAGTGctgaggagaaagaggaggtgACCACAGGGAGAACACAACAAGCACCTCCTTTGCTCCTCTCAGGAAACTTGGCACTCCTTCTCCCCATCATGAAAGGTctgtcctgctgctcctcctctctctgcgcCTCCTGCCACTGGACCTCCTACCTCTGCTCCTCCACCCTGCACTCCTTCTGCCACTGGACCGCCACCCTTAGCGCCTCCTCCCTCAGCTCCTGCACCCTGTGCCTCCTACCTCTGCTCCGCCTTCCTCCCCACTGCCTCCCCGTGCTCCTCCTGGCCATGCCTCTACTCCTTCCTGTGCTCCTCCTGCTGTGTTGtagttttgaatattttttctcatcttGCTGATGGTGGCACAGGccgatcacttcctgtttcccaaactgatcacttcctgttctccagactgatcacttcctgttcccCAGActgatcacttcctgttctccagactgatcacttcctgttcccCAGActgatcacttcctgtttcccaaactgatcacttcctgttctccagactgatcacttcctgttctccagactgatcacttcctgttcccCAGActgatcacttcctgttctccagactgatcacttcctgttcccCAGActgatcacttcctgttctccagactgatcacttcctgtttcccagaccaatcacttcctgtttgatctCCTGGTTGTCACGGAAACGGCCTCTAacacttctcctcctccctcttcagGTAAAGAAGCGGTGAAGGACTCTGCTCAGGAAGCCATGAAGGTAAAATAGTGATTGTGTTTCTGGTAAAACAGGTGAGTCTCACCTGAGCGGTAATGTCTCACTTCCTGTATCGATTCTTCTGAGATCTGAGGGTCACAGAGGGGTTAAAGGTAACAGTTTAGGAGTTCAGTTGTGGCGATGAAGGTTCAGATTAActtcagttctggttctggagacTCTGAGAACCGGAACCAGACAGGAAGTCGCTGCTGAGtaaatcctgtttgtggtttttaggcCTCcagaccagcagggggcagtagAGCTGCAAAGATGATCACAGCCAAGAGTACAGGTACACCTCACCAGTAAAACAGGTGAACCCATTAAAGCGGTTCCACCTGgactcacctgtctgtctgtctgtctgtcagagtCCGTCGACGGGACCAGCAGTCCAGGAAGTCGCTCACCTGCCAGCAGGTCATCCACTCCCAACAAAGACGTGAAGAAGGTCCAAACACCTGAAAACACCTGAGAACACCTGTTCAATCTCTCATTTACCTGTCTGTCCGTCCTACTCACCTGTTGTATATAATcagggcttttattgtgaaaaatgtgCATGTCCATGTAAAGTTATTTAGATCTGAGGTAGTTCAGGCTGACCCAAAGAGGTTCATTCTGGTTACCAGTTTAGTTAAACTGGTTCCCAGTCCTCAGTGATGTCATCTCTGACTGCTGGTTAAACTGGTTTGGATTGACCTGGTTTGATCGGTTCTGCAGGTGGCGGTGGTCCGGACCCCACCGAGGTCCCCTGGCTCAGCTCGTGGCCGAACACCTCCCCTACCCTCCCATCCAATGCCCGACCTCAGCAACGTGAAGTCCAAGGTGGGATCCACGGAGAACCTGAAGCACTCACCTGGAGGGGGCAAGGTAATGCTCGTCGGTGCACTTGTACCTGTGAATTTACTCCCAGGTGGATCTGACCCTCCACCTGCTCACTTGCAGATTCACATCGTCAACAAGAAGCTGGACCTCAGTAACGTGACATCCAAGTGTGGCTCCAAAGACAACATCTACCACAAACCAGGTAACTGCAGACAACAGGAGGCCTTCCCAAGGTGTCCGGCGCCACAAATCAGGGGTAGaacttcatcatcatcagcctCTCTGTCAGATGTCAGCGCTTAAATGTGGAACGTGTTCCTGGAGGATCGGTTCTCAGACCGCTCCTGTTTGTTCTACGTCATCAATCAGGAAGTATCAGACACCTGACTCTGTGATTTATCTGATGTTGATTGGCTAATaattcttttacttttagactTAATTACTGATAGAACCAATTTAATGATCTTGTTTAACGTGCAGTGGCGTGGCTCCACCTGGACTGGCGATACAGAGACTGACAGAGTGAAGCTCCGCCTCTTTTGTTCTCCTCAGGTGGAGGGAAGGTGGAGATCAAGTCTGAGAAGGTGGAGTTTAAAGACATCCAGTCTAAAGTTGGTTCTCTGGAGAACGTTACTCATGTTCCAGGAGGAGGGAAGAAGAAGGTACATGCTAACAACATGCTAATGACATGCTAACGACATGCTAATGACACGCTAACAACATGCTaatgacaaactaaaacaattagACATTTTTCTCCTCAATTTAACaattcaaaagttttaaatcttgtttgtttgtttacagattGAGAGCCAAAAGCTGTCGTTCAGAGAGAAGGCCAAAGCTCGGACTGACCACGGTGCTGACATCATTGTCCAGGCTGACTCCTCCCCTCCTCACCTTAGCAACACTAATTCCCATGAAAGCCTTAACGCTGCTGAAGCTCCGCCTCTCGACACTTTGGCTGATCAGGTGAGCGGCTCATTTGCTTGgaaccaaaccaaacacaaactttacttCAGTAACCAACCTGTTCCTGCCTTCAGGTGTCTGCGTCCCTCGCCAAAGAAGGGCTGTGATTGGTCGAGCTCTGTGCCTGCAGACCTGGCCCCCTCCTGTCACCAAGGAAACcgtcaaatgaaagaaaaacaaaaaaagatcattccacctttttcctcATACAAGTGTCAGCAGTGATTGGAGAGATTTTATGATGCAGAGTGAACAGCAGCCAATTAGTGTTCAGTCAGGCAGGTGAGTCATCCAGGTGATCaggcagcagccaatcagactTCAGTCGTCCAGGTGAGTCTGTCCAAATGGAGAGCACCTACAGATCAGATGCTCATAAAATCCCTCCAATCACAGAAAGCCTATCTCTGATGTCACCTCTCTCAGCCAATCCTCATTTTCCATGTTTCTGAAAGCTGATATTGATCCTGTCCTTACCTGGTGTGATTCTCGCTGGCCACGCCCCCTGTTACTTCTTTAGGTATGTCCAACTTTCCGTGATATTGCTACGTGACGTCAGTGATGTGAACAAATGGCTGTGCTGCTGCAACgccatcttttttgttttctaaacagaacatttctgaactCATTAGAAccaagagaaaaacatcatttgAGTAGATTACAGTAAAACCAGATTAATTTCAGTTCActactaaaattaaaataaaactgaaaatatgttGGTGTGACTCACATCAGGCAGTAACTCACAGGTAAcagcccccccctcccctcgtTAAAAATTACCCAGAATGCTGTTTGATTACTGGTGGCAAAACTACTCTGTCTCTGTGCCTGTTGGCTGTTAAAGTGCTTTGTATCAATAAAGTTTCTCTTGAATCGGACAATTATTGTTGCTCCATCACTGTAAACGTTCCTAAACTGCAGTCGGTCTTCATCACTAAATGTTCTTCAtcgttctgttttctgtcaacaGTTTGGGTCATTTTAAAGGTAATCTGCACAAATATTAAAGAATCTGAAAGTGTTAAAGTATTTGACTAAAAGTGAACAAATATCGATCGTTAACGTAGATTTTTATTATCCTCACAAATgtgagttttaacatttaaaaacgtTCCTGTGGCCACAAATGGTTAATTAGTTTGTATAAATAGTGACCCAGACGTCAAGCATGGATGTGTGACTTATACTCACTTCAGAGGATGAACCTCAGGTGCATCAGAGGATGAACCTCAGGTAAGCTCCACTGCTCTCGAATCAGCACCATCTGCtcccagtctggtctgtttaTCCAGCAGAAGAGTTaagaaatgatcatttaaatttGCAGTCAAAAAGCATTCATGTTAGAGAACATTACACACACATGGGTCTTTGGTTGTAATTGACCCACCTGATGCAGGTAGagaaggggcggggcttaatgAAGTCAAGAAGCAGGAACAGGAAGCCACCTGGTGAAGTCACGTGACGATTTTCTGTGTTCAGGTTCACCATGAAACATGGTTAATTTTAACTCAGAGTTTAAACCTGTTTAACTATCTAAACACAACCTGACAGTAAGATTGTTGCtatgacaacagaaaaacagctgcCGTTTCCAGGTGTGCGTGATGCTGGCACACCTGGCTGGAGGATCTCAgagctgctctgattggctgatggtacacagaaaacagagagcagtgggtggagtttacaagtttttattggtttatttctgaggacaataaaaagaacataaaaaaaacagctgtgatgTTAGAAggtgagggggcggggcttaaggTCAGCAGCAGTCTGTTTCAGCCAGTCGGAGGATAAGGGGAGGGTTGGGTGGAGCTAAACTCAACATTTCTCCTTCAGCATGTTGCCTAGCAACACCATTTCACCCGTCAATCAAAGGAAAGGCGGAGTCAAGCTGGAGGTGGGGCAAAGAGAAGAGGCGGAGCTAAAGGACATCGTCACTCTCAGCCGTGTGGAGCTGTGTGTCGTCAGCGTCCGTCATGATGCTGCTGTCCTGACTGTCGTCCACCTCTGCTGCTGAGGAGAGACAGGTGAGACGTAGGTGAGAGACGGATGAGAGACGGGTGAGAGACGGGTGAGAGGCTGGTGAGAGGCAGGTGAGAGACAGATGAGACGCAGGTGAGAGACGGGTGAGAGACAGGTGAGAGACTGGTGACAGACGGgtgacagacaggtgagagacAGATGAGACGCAGGTGAGAGACGGGTGAGAGACAGGTGAGAGACGGGTGAGAAGCAGGTGAGAGACGGGTGAGAGGTAGATGAGAGACGAAGGATAGATGGCTGAGAGGCACACTGAATAGTAATAGTAGGAATAGTAAATtgaattcaaaatattttttttatctcttcctgttgaatttaaaataaattatttactgaAATGTTGGCTACTCCAtaaagttataaacaaatacacaaaatcagTGATTTAATTCACTTCCAATGTATTGCACGACTCCATGATATCAAATTCAGTTTCGTTTTTTAAGTTTGACTTCAAACCCTTGAATCGGGtcgaacagaaccagacctgatCTGTGGCCGTACCTTCGTCCTCAGGCAGGTATCTCTTATCGATGGCTTCTTTGATCTGGTTGTTGGCTCCTTTAGGGTCCAGATCCATGGCCCAGCTGAAGTTCATCAGAGCCAGGTGGGTCTGACCCAGCTTCTTATACACCTGAGGGACAGGTGCAGGGTTTTAATCAAGTCTCACAAAAACTGCAAGAGACAAACTTTGAAGCCGAACTGTAATAATGCTTAAATGTTTACTGACACACAACCTGAGAGAACTCAACTCTGACCTCTGGTTGTGCGCTGCAGCTCGACCCGATGCCTGGTTCTGTTCCAGGGTCAGTGACTTCACTGCTCTATTTGTtatctctgctctgattggctgtctaCAACCTCAGAGGAGTCACCTGATTGGACAGAACCAACTCTTACCTTTCCTATGAGGAAGTAAACCAGAGACTCTTTGGGAACGATCTGCTTCAATTCCTCCAACTCCTGAAGAGCcgcctgcagagagagagagagagagagacaggttGTCACGGAAACAAGGACAGAGGTGTGTCGTCATGGAGAAAGATGGCTCTGGGTCAGGGATTTCCATCCTTTCAGGAAGCTGCAGATCAACCCCAGAAtctcatgttgttttaaaaaaagcagctgaagatttttgtttttcactaaaaaaaatagtttcagacaattttttctcttctggtttgataataaatatatataaattttactGTACAGACTGTTTATCTGAGGAAGGTTTGAGTGGGTGGACTGGTTCTGGGGAACTTTAACTCAGTTCTGCTCCACATGTATTCACTGGTTCTGATTACCATACCCATGTATTCTGATTACCTTGTACTTGTCATTGGCAAACAGGATAGAGGCTCGGTGGAACTTGCAGAGAGGATTCTTTGGGTCGATACCGATGGCTCTGTTCAGAGTCTCTAAAGCAGCATCAGACTTCTTCAGAGCGTGCTGCACCTGAAATTAGTCATTAAAGTGTCAGAGTTAATGAAGAGCTGCAGCAAACGGCAGATCAATGAACTACAGATGCTAACAGACACTGACAGACGCTAACAAAAGCTAACAGATGCTAACAAATGCTAACAAGCCCTAACACATGCTGGCAGATGCTAACAGACACTGACAGATGCTAACAGACGCTGACAGATGCTAACAAGCCCTAACACATGCTGGCAGATGCTAACAGATGCTAACAGACACTGACAGATGCTAACAAGCCCTAACACATGCTGGCAGATGCTAACAGATGCTAACATACCACTCCGATATGGCAGAGCAAGACGGAGCTTTGAGGGTTGATGCTTAGAGCTTTCttgaagtggatttctgccaagTTGAACTTCTCCTGTTTGTAGTAAATCATTCCCAGTCCatacctgaacacacacagatgtgatTACTGTTACTCGCTGCTTGTTTTGTGTACGTTCTGTAAACACAAGGTGACTTCTACACTACGCGAGTTTTCACGGTGACCGTACCAGGCGTTGTAGTGTCGATTGTTTACTCTGATGGCATTTCGGAAGCAGGCAAGAGCTCGGTCCAGCTCCTCCGTCAGGACAAACTCGTGACCCAACAGAGTGTAGGCGTATGCAAAACCCGGGTCCACCTGAAAGACAACAGTTGAGACAAAGGAACACTTTAAGGACAGACAGATGTTTCATGAACATTCAAtccattcatcttcttttttcttattcGTGAACTGCTGAGGTTTGACAATCATTTGGAGCCTCCCTTCAAACTccctaaaacaaactttactgaAGGTTGAGTACTTTGATTCCTCATTAGTTGGAACACTCTCAGGTGGAACAGCAGCTCACCTGGATGGCTCTCTGGAAGAACTTGATGGCGATGTCGTGCTCCCTCTGGAGACTGAAGCAGTTTCCTGCGACACACCAGGCCTGCAAAGACACGCAGTGTTACCAACACTGTAAACAGCTCATCTGAGTGGAGACTCCGAAGCAGCTAGAAAAGCACCTCGGGACAGTTCTTGTCCATGTCCGTCAGGTCTTTGGCCAGCGCCGACAGGGCCACGTCTTTCTGCAGGTGCCACAGAGTGGTGGAGTAGATCTCCATGCCTTC
It encodes:
- the maptb gene encoding microtubule-associated protein tau — its product is MMDGDSALVKNGPAQEEQSMMGGKEAVKDSAQEAMKASRPAGGSRAAKMITAKSTESVDGTSSPGSRSPASRSSTPNKDVKKVAVVRTPPRSPGSARGRTPPLPSHPMPDLSNVKSKVGSTENLKHSPGGGKIHIVNKKLDLSNVTSKCGSKDNIYHKPGGGKVEIKSEKVEFKDIQSKVGSLENVTHVPGGGKKKIESQKLSFREKAKARTDHGADIIVQADSSPPHLSNTNSHESLNAAEAPPLDTLADQVSASLAKEGL